From a single Tachypleus tridentatus isolate NWPU-2018 chromosome 6, ASM421037v1, whole genome shotgun sequence genomic region:
- the LOC143251893 gene encoding uncharacterized protein LOC143251893 has translation MLEKLVAHLKDLHTKSCSEVSTMPEAPAGEGFIIGYRECMTEITRFLSANEYRCSSEFMTRLFCHLNRRLHENNKRCSGDSTNQIEDLLVMSDSRQTQVEISRETEPNRNELPLKNAVIGPGVFSSGYYFWPVYNSDTSSGDFIGRHPGIKIPFKKDLGSSQNEIVKNNNQENPQIIKIKNVECKNQADGETVWRPW, from the exons ATGCTGGAAAAGTTAGTTGCCCACTTGAAAGATCTTCATACAAAATCCTGTTCAG AGGTCAGCACCATGCCTGAAGCGCCAGCTGGTGAAGGTTTTATTATTGGCTACAGGGAATGTATGACTGAGATTACTCGTTTTTTGTCAGCTAATGAGTATAGATGCTCTTCTGAGTTCATGACCCGTCTGTTTTGTCACCTGAATAGAAGGCTTCATGAAAACAACAAACGTTGCAGTGGCGACTCGACGAACCAGATAGAGGACTTGCTCGTGATGTCAGATTCTCGCCAAACACAAGTAGAAATCTCCAGAGAAACAGAACCAAATCGTAATGAATTGCCGCTTAAGAACGCCGTTATTGGTCCTGGAGTTTTTTCTAGTGGTTATTATTTTTGGCCCGTGTACAACAGTGACACGTCATCTGGCGATTTTATTGGCCGTCATCCTGGAATTAAAATACCTTTCAAAAAGGACTTGGGTTCGAGTCAAAACGAAATTGTGAAGAATAATAATCAAGAAAATCCccaaataataaagataaaaaatgttgAGTGTAAGAATCAGGCTGATGGAGAAACAGTATGGCGCCCATGGTAA